From the Camelus bactrianus isolate YW-2024 breed Bactrian camel chromosome 4, ASM4877302v1, whole genome shotgun sequence genome, the window TTCCTCTCACCTGGGCTTCTCTGCATCCTGCTAGCAGTGGACACTTTGTGCTAAGTGCTGGTTCCTATCAGAGGAAGAGATTCCTGCCCCAACCTCCTGGTTTGATGGTAAGTGGAGTCATCCTGGGTTTCCTCAGGAAACAGGGAGGCGGGGGCATCCCACAGGCCCCCACACCACATCATGAAGAAGCCACAGCACTTCCTGCCCTTACTGCAGCTCTCAGCTCCTCTGTGGTAGGTCAGAAGGTGGGAATGCAGAGGTGCCACCTTCTGGGAGAAATGAGGTGTCCAGAACGGAGGTTCCTCCCATCCACTCAGGGCAGCCTCTCTGTCTTTCTGcttcccagctctgtcctcccATCCCCAAAACTCCCTCATCCCTGGCTAAACACCAGGGTGCCATACCTGCCCCCTTTCTCTGTCCCTAGCCCCATTCTTTCCTTCATGTTCTGTGTGTCCAGAGTTTCTCTGTGATCTTTCTTGCTGCTCCAGTGTTCCAAGAGGACATTTGACCACCTTTTTACACCCACCTGGGCTCTGTTGGCCACCAACAACTTAGGCCCTAATAGGAACTTGCCATGGTAACTTCCAGAATCCATCTCCACCTCTGCTTTCAACTTTGCTTCTCCATAccactccctccacccccagccctggtaTCTTCCCAGAAATTCACTTACCCTTTTGAGTCTTTGCCCAAACTCTCTTACGTATGAGAGCAATCTTTTGTCTCCTGATACACAGAGTCTTACCTCATTAATACTTCCTTCTCTCTATTAACCACCAGCAAAGTGTCTGTGCTTTTTCCAAGGCCATGATGGCCTTGGACATTTGTTCCCACTCCCTCACCATTTACCACCACCAGCATTCTCTCCCGCATCATCACTTATCCCTCCTCAACTGCATCATTTCTGTCAACATCCAACATgttatgtctctctcttttttaaaaaaaacaaactctctGGGGCCCACTTCCTCCTACAGCTCTATCCCCACTTTTCCGCACTTCTGTGAAACAAACCTCCTTGAATTGATTGCACTCACTATCACCAACTGCTCTCCTTTCATGCTTCCTGTGGAGGCAAGGCCTGTGTCTAGGTTACTGTTGTGTCTGGCATAGttcctgacacacagtaagtactcaaaTATGTTCATTGTTGAATGCAGGATGCCCTCAAAGTCACTTTTATTGTGACTCTTTTGGGGACATTCTCATCAACTGATCTTCATTCTAGGAGGCATTTATTCCATGCAGCTGAAAGGCAGTGGGGGTCAGATGGGCAACAGGGCTACAGCAAGCTCCCAGATGATTTACCCCTTAAAATCTAATCAATAACACAACAGGGTGCAGAGAGAGGAGATTCTATCATTTGCTTTTAACGTCTGGTCATATTAGCTACAGGCTTTTGATACACAGAAAGTACCTCCTCAAGGAGAGAGCAATGTAACACTCCTCTAAAAATCTTCCCTCCAGATTGTGGGCACATATAGAAGTTACTGATGAATTGTGCCCTGGGTCAAAAATGCACTAGATTCCCAGCCATCACTTCTTTGTACTATCAACATGAACACTTTGCTCCTCTGGGGCCCAAAGACAACATACAAAGCCATGGAAGTCAGGTCTGATCTTTACCTTCAATGAACCTTAGATGAGGGTCTTCCTTCTCTGCTCAAATCCCTTTATCCACAGTCCAGGGTGGAACCGAAAGAGTTATGTAGAATGCTGACCTATCTAAAATATGGGCTTAAGATTCCCTACCATATGGGAAATACAATCTACCTCCTCTACTCTCTCCCTCACACACCACATTGAAAATGAGAGGCACAGACAGGTGGTTCTTTGCTTAGAGGTACTGAGTATATTTGGAGAGGGTCCTGCCTCACCTATATATTAATGGAAATGATGATGACAGCCTTTTTCAGGAGGATGCAGAAGTTTGGGAACCTGTGAACTCCTTTTTCCTGGACTGGGTATTCTCCTTGTGTAGACAAGTGGCTTCTGCTGAGGTGAGAGTTGAGACATGGGGTGGGTTTTTTGAATGTGTAGAACAAGTCAGCTGAGGACAGTGCTTTGAGCTGTTGCGGGAAAGGCACAGGGTCCAGGAATGGCTGGACTGAACGGAGCGTTGCTGGAACTCGTTGTCAAGGCACTGGAGGGCATCAAAGAAGGTCATGCCCTCCTCCTCTGTTGTCTTCTCCGACTTAGCTCCCTTCACAGGGTGTTTGGTGGGTGGTGGACTCTTCTCAACCTTTTCTGTCTTGGTTTTGGCCACTTTCTCATCCTTAGAGAGGTGAGCGGATTCCTTATGCCCTTGAACTTTCACCTTCGGGCGAATCCGGTGTGTAAAGTGCTTCGTCTTGTCTCCCAAGCCAGCTTCTGCAGCTTCTGGAAGGGCAGGGCTCTTGTGAGTATGCGCTGTCTTTACCAGACCCTGCAGCTCTTGGAGGCCCTGGAAAGTGTGGCCCTACAAATTTTGGCTCTGCAAAGTTTGAATCTAAAAAATGTGGCTCCTTCAAATGCTGGACTTGTAAAATGTGGCCCAGCAAGTTGGTCCTGTAAGGTCTTGCCCTTTAAGCTCTGGACACTCCAGATACGGCACTCTCAGGAATCCTTGTTTGGGTGAGGTCATTCAACTTGCTCTAACAGCCTGACAGACCGTTCTTATCTGGTCCTTTTGCCCTCAAGGAATCCTGGAGGATGCTCTAGGAACTCAAGGTAAGGGAGAAGCTGGTAAAGTAACTGACAAGGGACACTAAGCTAAGAGGATGGAGATGGTGGCTCTAAAGATCCAGACAGATCCTTGCTAGTCCCTACTCACTCAAGGCAACCACCCTGGCCAAAGTAAAATTTTAGCTGAGAAAGATCCTGGAGACACATTTGGGAACTCAGGGGCTCTGGGGGTTCTACCTAGAAGTGCCCCTACTGGAACATTAGCAGAGAAGTTGTTCTCTCTGGTTGGGTTGAGACATTTATATACGAGTACTTAAAGATACCTCAGGGATCTGGGGACACAGGAATATCAGATAAAGGGAATGAAAGGCCACTGGGTATTTTCGGTTTGTGAGCTTTGGGTTCAGGGATAGAAAAGGAATCAGATATTCAAGAGCTGCTGACCTTGTTTCTCTGGGACACATTCAGAATTCCTCTTCTTCTTGTCTTGCTGGTTCACAGGAATCCTACGCTCTTCAAGGCTTGAAGAAGACAGAACTCCGGCATCCCAGGACACCTCTGGCCCTTGAAATCCCTGCCTTAGTTGCCGGTGGTCAGCCCAGTAATCATGGATGCTGACTGCACTGGCTGACTTGGCAGCTGTCTTGGCAACTGACTGGGTTAAGGATTTCTGATGTGTTAGCTGTGACACTGTGCAGGTTGCTGGTGGAAGTGAAAGCTCTTTGGAGTGCACAGAATCCTGACTCTGATCAAAAGAGAGACTAGACATGGACATAATCTCTAGGCAAGAGGATCCCTGAGATGGCCCTGATGAAGCTGGGGTGGTGTGGGTGGTCTCACCCGATAGCAACTGCTGAATCTCCAGAGCCACAGCATTGCAGATGTGGCAGCATGGATCTGCACATAGGAGCCGCCGCACACTCCCCTCCTGAGGAAGCCAGCCCTGGCTGGGAAGGGAAACAGGGCAACCATTTGTTACTGATGGAGTGACATCCGCCTCTCTGCAAGTGTGTGGCCTGGAGACTGGCCCTGCCCACTTCCCCTAGTCCTGTAAGCCCTGGGGCTGCACCTCCTGGGTGTTTACTCATCACCTTTTCTTCCCTGGGAAACGCCATCAGCAAGTTATGATGCACCAGGCTGAGGGCCTGGGGCTTGCTGGGCAAGGTCTCAGACAACTAATGGGAACACAGGGCCTTGAGAGCCTGGGAGGTGAGTAAGTTCTCTGCTGTCCTGTGCTGAGAAGCTGAACTAGGAGAAGGCAACCAGGCAGATGGAAAAGCCAATGGTTATCTGAGGGGGCAGCACCAGGAACATCACCAGGGAGAACCTGGAGTCAGTCTTGCTAGGTGCTAAGAAGGCCACAGCCTGGTATTCAGTTTTCCCAAACTGTGGAAAAGGAGATCCTTGTGGGAACTCTGTGTTCTGGGGATTACAGAGTGTGCACAGTGTCTCTTGGGAGCCCATGCCCATTCTCTAGAGATCTTAAGAAGGGGATGATATGACAAGCTCCTGCCTGAGGACTGTCCCAGGAACTggcctccctgaagacagaaCCAGAGGAGGTAATGTCAGCAGGGTCCAGGGGTCTGCCCTTGAAAGGGTAGAGTTgtaaagagaatatgaaaatgatgacTTATTTATGCACTTCATTATCCATTCTTCTGACTGGATAACTTGTCTTGTGGTTGAGTGCAAACCCATGTAGTTATATCCTGCACTAGTCAAACCCTGAATTCTAGgacctctcctcatgactacaacaaaactgcaactgaatgctaaacaaccattgattttaaaaaaagactgaaacctaGCAAAAAGATCTTCCACAACTGGAAACAccaagagggaaccacagcaggatggtaggagggggtGTGCTCGCGATACAATTGGGCCCCATACACCccaggtgggcgacccacaagctgaagaatagttAAGCCACAGAGGCTGTCCCACAGGAGAGAGAGCTCTAAGctccacatcaggctccccagctcgggtCTCGGCAttgggaggagaaggagaccccaggacatttGGTTTTGAAGGCCAACAGGGCTTGGCTCcgggagccccacaggactgggggaaatggagattTCATTCACTTGGGAAGCGTACACGGAAACTCCCGtgcgccaggtccaagggcagagacagtgatttcataggaacatGGGCCAGGCCAGAGGATCTCCTGGGGACATAGGGGGCAGCTGTGGCTCATCCagaggacataaaagctggtggaggacattccaggagtgttcatctacatgagatttcctggaggctgacatcttgattggatcattagcaccaagaagtagccccacccaacagcctgtagggaagcctcaggccaaacaacatacagggtgggaacacagccccacccatcagcggACTTCCTAAgccaaaggcctctagacacagccctacccaccagaggtccaggaccaagcttcacccagcagtgggcaggcacctgctcctcctgccaggaaacctgcataagcctctagtccagcctcacccaccagggggcagatactagaaataagaaaacaagaatCCCAAAGCctatggaaggaatccacaaacacaggccagactctacactgggactggctggaccttgacccttgggtgacaagataggagtgtactgctgggacgcataggacatctcccacagagggccacttctccaaggtcaagaaacttAAGTAATCTAcctaagaataaaaatagaaagatagacataTGAGgcggcaaaggaatatctcccaggccaaggcacaagataaaatcctagaagaagaaataagtgataagGAGATAGGCAATTCATCTGAGAAAGAGTTGAAAGTAAttatggccaagatgttcagagaattcAAGAGGAGTACAAATGCACAGagcgaagtttttagcaaagagttggaaaatataaagaatacccagacagagttgaagaataaaattactgaagtgaataacacactagaaggaaccaagaatagactaaatgaggcagaagaacagatcagtgagctagaagacagattagtggaaatcactactgcagaacagaaaaaaacaaaaaagaatgaaaagaaatgaggataattttagagaactctgggacaacagtaagtgcactaatattcacattacaggggtcccagaaagagaagagagagagaaaggacctgagaaaattttaggagagataatcaccaaaaacttccccaacttgggaaaggaaacagtcacccaagtccagaaaGCGCATAGAATAgaacacaggatcaacccaaagaggaacacaccaaggcacatagtcatcaaattgacaaaaataaaggataaagagaaaatattaaaattagcaagagaaaagcaacaagtaaTGCACacgggaactcccataaggttatcagctgatttttcaggagaaactctacaggccagaggCAGTGGCATGAcgtatttaaagtgatgaaagtgggaaacctacaaccaagaatactctatccagcaagacttTCGTTCAGacttgagggagaaatcaaaagcttcacagataaacaaaagctaaaagatttcagcaccaccagaCCAGCTTTACAGCAGATCTTAAAGGACCTTCtttagtcatcaaaccataagaaaagagaacaaaaagaagaaagaaaaaaaaaagacctacaaaagattgctttggcggttcgaggtcttttgtggttccttatatattttggaattgtttgttctagttctgtgaggaatgttgaGAGTATTTTGACGTGGTTGGTACTGggtctgtggattgctttgggtagtgtggccattttgatagtgttgattcttccagtccaagagcacaagaaatctctCTATTTCTTTGTGTCGTTTCGGTTTTCAGaatataggtaacctccttggttaagtttatttctaggtgttttgttgttttagatgcaatggaaatgtttatgccagttacaaaattctggtttttgaagtgaaaaaaaaagtgcatgaagggccacaaatgacAAAATATGCCATTTTCTTACGGGTGActtgtattcatatatatatatgctgcatcttctttatccattcaactattgacatgcacttaggatgcttccatatcttggcaattgtaaataatgttgatgctaatagcagggtgtatgtatatttttgaattaattcttattttgtggttggttttattcctttgataactatgtaaattta encodes:
- the SPATA31F3 gene encoding protein SPATA31F3, which encodes MLNPTFILWDVGYPLYTYGSIIIIALIIWQVRKTHQDLRLGPNRSCCRRHRKVKQKAKDKTSRARKLSWKEAEKPWELLSVMRSQGWLPQEGSVRRLLCADPCCHICNAVALEIQQLLSGETTHTTPASSGPSQGSSCLEIMSMSSLSFDQSQDSVHSKELSLPPATCTVSQLTHQKSLTQSVAKTAAKSASAVSIHDYWADHRQLRQGFQGPEVSWDAGVLSSSSLEERRIPVNQQDKKKRNSECVPEKQEAAEAGLGDKTKHFTHRIRPKVKVQGHKESAHLSKDEKVAKTKTEKVEKSPPPTKHPVKGAKSEKTTEEEGMTFFDALQCLDNEFQQRSVQSSHSWTLCLSRNSSKHCPQLTCSTHSKNPPHVSTLTSAEATCLHKENTQSRKKEFTGSQTSASS